A genomic segment from Hypanus sabinus isolate sHypSab1 chromosome 8, sHypSab1.hap1, whole genome shotgun sequence encodes:
- the LOC132397765 gene encoding proteolipid protein DM alpha: MGCSECCVRCLRGVPYASLIATILCFVGVALFCGCGHEALTGTEKLIEEHFSHDFMDYAVLVTLVQIFQYVIYGTASFFFLYGVLLLAEGFYTTSAVKSLFGEFRTTMCGRCVSATFIFLTHIMSVIWMGVFAFSALPVYVYFTMWSTCQTVRQVTENGTGFDDVCIDARQYGMLPWKASPGKICGMNLSLVCNNSNLELTYHLFIATFAGAAATAIALLTYMMSSTYNYAVLKFMSRDNCCTKF, translated from the exons GCTGCTCGGAGTGCTGTGTACGATGCCTCAGGGGAGTTCCCTACGCTTCCCTCATCGCTACCATTCTATGCTTTGTGGGTGTGGCTCTGTTCTGTGGCTGTGGTCACGAGGCCTTAACTGGGACCGAGAAGCTTATCGAGGAACACTTCTCCCATGACTTTATGGACTACGCTGTCCTGGTGACCCT GGTCCAGATCTTCCAGTACGTTATCTATGGGACTGCATCCTTCTTTTTCCTGTATGGCGTGCTGCTGCTGGCCGAAGGATTCTACACCACCAGTGCTGTCAAGTCCCTCTTTGGGGAATTCAGGACCACAATGTGCGGCAGATGCGTCAGTGCCACA TTCATTTTCCTTACCCACATAATGAGTGTGATCTGGATGGGAGTCTTcgccttctctgcactgcccgTCTACGTCTACTTCACCATGTGGTCCACGTGCCAGACAGTCAGACAAGTGACCGAGAATGGGACTGGCTTCGATGATGTCTGCATTGACGCCAGACAGTACG GAATGCTACCATGGAAAGCCAGTCCAGGGAAGATCTGTGGCATGAATTTATCCCTTGTCTGCAACAACTCAAAC CTGGAGCTGACCTACCATTTGTTCATCGCAACGTTTGCCGGAGCTGCAGCAACGGCCATTGCTTTG CTCACCTACATGATGTCCTCCACCTATAACTATGCTGTTCTGAAGTTTATGAGCCGGGACAACTGCTGCACTAAGTTCTAA